One part of the Gossypium raimondii isolate GPD5lz chromosome 1, ASM2569854v1, whole genome shotgun sequence genome encodes these proteins:
- the LOC105785436 gene encoding uncharacterized protein LOC105785436, whose product MIRLKVQDNLRKMAWKASSSQASVGGLGSGALSHVFIQYPPLRCNIPGSRGFYYDDGNKLLISPTSDQIFSWKTAPFSPLAPITDSITEGPICSVRFSLDEKIIAVQRSNISIQFWHRETGETFTHRCKSESESILGFFWTDCPSCDIVIVKTSGLDLFAYDSASKSLILVETKKLAVSWYVYTHESRLILLASGMQCKTFHGFQLSSAGIIRLPKFEMVMAKPEANSKPVLASEDVYIVTVYGRIYCLQVDRVAMVLHSYRFYRDAIIQQGSLPIYSSKVAVSVVDNVLLVHQVDAKVVILYDIFADSRAPISAPLPVLLRGFQRSDISNSRPSTKESESSEASDSNDNEAIIYGADWTFLVPDLICDVANKLLWKVHLDLEAISASSSEVPSVLEFLQRRKLEANKAKQLCLAIMQTMILERRPITMVAKAMDVLVTSYSLSLKTGSYFKGIKTERTPSSVPNVSGPGQATDVFTSRTDGKSVQHEPSTGVNSVSFSRPSTYSSSETEDNCIFEPSKISSNDTQFVGGKVDASADSSTTDNPLNASVSEQQESQLTSPAISPDEMYRSVFAPIEEEMTVEPSYLVAIILEFFRCANLERVKVHPSLYVLTIQLLARSEQYAELSLFIINKVIEPSKEVALQLLESGRQSLQIRKLGSDMLRQLSLNHDYVLLLVQDGYYLEALRYARKHKVTTIRPSLFLEAAFTSNDSQHLAAVLRFFSDFIPGFRSTSDFFTYYNVLNEMSSSVTA is encoded by the exons ATCTTTTCGTGGAAAACTGCTCCATTTTCTCCTCTTGCCCCTATCACTGATTCGATAACTGAAGGGCCTATCTGTTCCGTCCGGTTTTCTCTAGATGAAAAGATTATAGCAGTCCAACGGTCCAAtatttctatacaattttgGCATAgagaaacaggggaaactttcaCTCACAGGTGCAAATCCGAGTCAGAGAGTATACTGGGGTTCTTCTGGACAGATTGTCCATCATGTGATATTGTAATTGTGAAGACCAG TGGGTTGGACTTGTTTGCTTATGATTCTGCCTCGAAGTCACTTATCTTGGTTGAGACAAAGAAATTGGCTGTTAGTTGGTATGTCTACACACATGAGAGCAGATTGATTCTCCTTGCTTCAGGAATGCAGTGTAAGACGTTCCATGGATTTCAG CTTTCATCTGCTGGGATTATTCGATTACCAAAGTTTGAGATGGTAATGGCTAAACCTGAAGCTAATAGTAAGCCTGTCCTTGCTTCTGAAGATGTCTATATTGTCACTGT TTATGGGAGAATTTACTGCTTGCAAGTTGATAGAGTTGCAATGGTACTGCATTCATATCGGTTTTACCGTGATGCTATTATCCAACAG GGTTCATTACCAATTTACTCGAGCAAGGTTGCTGTGAGTGTGGTTGATAATGTACTACTTGTGCACCAAGTAGATGCAAAAGTTGTTATACTCTATGACATATTTGCAGATTCTCGAGCTCCCATATCTGCCCCACTTCCTGTACTATTGAGGGGTTTTCAAAGGTCCGATATTTCTAATTCTCGACCTAGCACCAAGGAAAGTGAAAGTTCAGAGGCCTCTGATTCAAATGATAATGAAGCAATTATTTATGGAGCTGACTGGACCTTTTTGGTTCCTGACCTTATATGTGATGTAGCTAATAAGCTTTTATGGAAGGTCCACTTAGACTTGGAG GCAATTTCTGCTAGTTCCTCTGAAGTTCCATCGGTATTGGAATTCTTGCAAAGACGAAAGTTGGAAGCCAACAAG GCTAAACAACTATGTTTGGCAATTATGCAAACAATGATTCTAGAACGCAGACCTATCACCATGGTTGCCAAGGCAATGGATGTATTAGTCACCTCGTATTCGCTCTCTCTTAAAACTGGCAGTTATTTCAAGGGAATAAAGACTGAGAGGACCCCCTCGAGTGTGCCAAATGTGAGTGGCCCAGGGCAAGCCACAGATGTATTCACCAGCAGAACCGATGGAAAATCTGTCCAACATGAACCTTCTACCGGAGTCAACAGTGTATCTTTTAGTAGACCTTCAACTTATTCGTCTTCAGAGACGGAGGATAATTGTATCTTTGAACCATCGAAAATCAGCTCAAATGATACTCAGTTTGTTGGTGGCAAAGTGGATGCAAGTGCTGACAGTTCTACCACTGATAATCCATTAAATGCTAGTGTTTCTGAGCAGCAGGAGTCTCAGCTCACTTCACCTGCAATTTCACCCGATGAGATGTACAGATCTGTCTTTGCTCCTATTGAGGAAGAGATGACTGTGGAGCCTTCTTATCTGGTTGCCATCATTCTTGAGTTTTTTCGATG TGCCAACTTAGAAAGGGTCAAAGTGCATCCAAGCCTATATGTGTTAACTATTCAATTATTGGCCCGTAGTGAGCAATATGCAGAACTTAGTTTGTTCATCATAAACAAG GTTATTGAGCCCTCAAAAGAAGTTGCTCTACAGCTGCTAGAATCAGGTCGTCAAAGTTTGCAAATTAGGAAGCTGGGTTCGGATATGCTGAGACAGCTTTCTTTGAATCATGATTATGTGTTGTTATTAGTGCAAGATGGATATTATCTTGAAGCTTTACGTTATGCACGGAAGCATAAG GTCACTACTATCCGGCCGTCATTATTTCTTGAAGCAGCATTTACCTCCAATGACTCGCAACATCTGGCCGCGGTTTTGAGattcttttcagatttcatTCCTGGCTTCCGAAGCACCTCGGATTTCTTTACGTACTACAACGTTCTCAATGAGATGAGCTCTTCAGTAACTGCTTAA